From Daucus carota subsp. sativus chromosome 6, DH1 v3.0, whole genome shotgun sequence:
agaagttcataatatttctttttgtagtcaatgttttcacttgacttcttctcaactttaggctttctgcactcatttgcaaagtgacctgcattcccacagttgaagcacttgaattttgatctgtctaccatgcttctatcagacttgggattgcctttaaaagattttgcagaattaaaattctttttgaatttcagtttggagaatcttcttgacaagaaggctagatgctcatcaattccatcactttcttcaccagagtcagctacttctttctcctttcttcttcctttgcttgactctgagctctcctctttgaccaacttctcagtttcttcaacttgagactttcccttgtccttgacagtgtcctccagagatgcaactagagccacagatgaatgccctttcttttggcttttctcaatctcttcatcttgttccatttcaagctcataagtctttaaggttccatacagtctctctagagtatagtctttaaactcttgtgtgtttctgagagagactgtcatgggtttccattctttgggaagagctcttaagaatttcaggtttgaatccttaacttgatatactcttccaaagagctttagaccatttaacagtttttgaaatctgttaaatgtatcactcaaactttcaccagccttgaaatggaatgactcatattgttgaatcagaagctgcattttgttctctcttacttgctcattcccttcacagatggtcctgatggtgtcccaaacttctttggcacttgtgcagctaataacactatcaatcatttcttgatccaaaccattgaacagaaggttcatggttttcttgtccttgtgcacctcctcagtatcttcttgagaatattcatggacaggttttggaatcatcttacctaccatgtcttcaccatcagctcccatgcttgtgcagaccttcatggggacatgaggtcctttttcaatgcagttcacatagctttcatcaatggacaacagatgcagatgcattctcactttccagtgaaaatagttgtctttgtcaagaacaggaatcttcactccagcatccttctttcccatctttctctagcagtgttgatctttttccctgtttgttgggaacctggctctgataccaattgttattttacaccaactatgagaaagattgtagaaggggggggttgaatacaatcttttacaaatttaaaagattcaaggatgatacactaaaacacagtaaacagaaaaacaccaagtattaaaaatacgggtggattgaatgatccacccgtgagattttatatagaagaatctgtggattgtttacaattcgcacagctgctggttcatcactcaacaagttctaactctcagatttttctctcaagtaatttgaacaagttcaactgatgctactaacttggttatatactccaagttttacaaagcttctagctagaatacaaaatgcactctaatctaaaaacaatgctgcacaactttgtcttatgcatgctttctgagatgtcttcatctttgaccatcatcttgatttgatccagattgcactgcatgagataagtatgtttctgcttcttctttattttcctaattaggcttccatgtctattttagtgtaattcgatccatgtgatttgtcagacttaagctctagtcactttcaactgctctttgcttcatcagttgaaagttctggttactttcaactgctcttgacttcatcagttgaatgcccggctcatcagttgaatgaattacaaacttcatcagttgaatgctgttccagtctcatcagttgaattcctcagcatcatcagttgaacactttgtcttcagttgaatgcttgattttcatcagttgaaacatcatccagtcttcatcagttgaatagttacatctcatcagttgaatatccttcacttagataaaattacatggcattggatatttacaattagccatcctattctacccatccgttgataattcccaaagacaagaaacataacaattacaactgaaatttgataaaggttctaagtaagacatgttacaaaatgtttatgttatcatcaaaaattattgattcctaacaaatataaaatgaagGTAAGTTTGCAAAATTACGACAAGCAGTCTCTCTCGAACTGAGAAGTAGTAGTGGTGAAGTGGATAGACGAGAGAGAAGAGATAATTATTTAGTCATGAAAAATGAGCTGTAAAATGAACTTTCAAGTAAAAGCTCCCAACTTTATGAGCTTATAATGATAaacacatactccctctgtttgtgTTTATTAGACGTTTTAGAAAAATGCACTTGTTTGTAATTATTAGTCGTTTTCAGTGTTCAATGCAATGTCAACTATCTCATTACTTAGTTGCCCTTATTTATTgtctatatttataattagatgTTACAAATGGTGTGTAAAATGAAGGGACATGAATGTAAAATAGTGCCTTCTTAATGATAGTTTAACCATTCcaataaattttcttaatacCTGTGCAACATCCTTAAACGTCTAATAaatcaaaacagagggagtattatctaCACACTCCTCCACCCACAGAATTTTTTAACCAGAATACCAGACATTGAGCAAATCTGTGAATTTACAGAAACtcgttttaaataaataatcaaattctcAGTCACCCAAAAGTCAATTATATCTGTCTTTCATTCCCTGCTGCTTGTTTATTCTCGTGTCTGTCTTTTAACTCCATTTTGGTTTTTTCCCGTTTAATTTTTTACCAATataaatctcttgcaactctattGTTTCTGCATCTCTAATCCCGTTTCTTGAATTTTCCTGGTGAATTGATATCTGGGTCTGTGTTGATTGTGCTTAATCTTCAACATCTTGATTGGACTCCCAAGTCAACTAGGCAGGTAAATTTAACATACCCTTTTGTGTATTTCTCTTCTTGTGTGCTTGTGATTTTTTAATCTTGAATTCTTGGATTTTCGTATGTTTTTCTGTTGAATTTTTCTAGTCTAGTTAGATCTTGATGTTTCTCGAGTTTTTGAATGGATCTCCATTTATCTGGTTTTTGGGTGTCTGAAATTTCTCTACTTTAAGCTCTTTTCTTTGAAGGGCATGTTTCATTTCTGTCGATATTGTTCTGGTAAAAGTTTGATTAAAGTAATTTGTGATTTAGAATATTCTGTACCTTCAGCTAGGAGATGGGAGTTTACCTCAGTACTCCAAAAACTGACAAATTTTCTGAAGATGGTGAGAATGATACACTTAGATATGGTTTATCGTCTATGCAAGGGTGGCGTGCTTCTATGGAAGATGCTGTGAGTACTAAAAAAAGCATTTTCAGTCTTCATGATGCTCCTGTGTTACCTTTGATATTCACATACTTATATGGTTATTCTTTATTTATGTTGTTGTGAAGGTCTATATTTCAGTTCTTGGATAATGCTCATGTTCAGTGTAGTTACATATGCATAATGTGTTTGATGCTTTAAATCATTGGCGTTGGCATCTGATAATAATTTACTAGTTTTTGCCAAATAATTGTGCGTGATTGGAtgtcacaattatatttaattgtaagGTATTGTCATAAACTCTACCAAGATCACGGAGAACATGTTCTTTTGGAGtatttttaatagttggtaGATACTTCCCGTAGCCATTTGTTGAtacattaaattaaaatcatatatgaaGAGATGTGCTGTTTTGCGACCTAGAAATTCAGACCATCAAAAGATTATTGATTGAGAAGAGTCTTGTgaaaaatgtgagttttgggTGAAGTCCAACTTGCAGATATAGTTTTTGATCTTCTCGTGAGAACTCATATTGAGATACAGGAATTAAATGTTTGATTCTTTCCCCCAAAAGCATATAAAAATTCTTGTAATTAACGTTACCTTGTTCGATACTAGTATTAGAAATTGAAATTTCAAAATAGTGTTAAAGTTCACAGTTCACTTGATAAAAATGTGTAAATGGCAGAAGTGAAGTATACTTAAAGGTTCAGTCCTCTTTGATACTTTGAAGTGGCTCTTAAGTCCTTTTTTGGCATTCTGTTTGTAATTTTAGCGAAATAAGAAATACAAACACAAACCTGTTAgggaaattttgataaatatttgaaggaaaagaaaaaaaaaatcaaatttattgtAATAGAACCGGTATCGCAGTGACTACTGCTGTGATTATAGGTTATAAAGGAAACTATTATTATCCTTTTGAAAATCCAGGCATTGCAAAGATTTCTAATTGAATAGGCCTGTCCCGCCGGAACTTACTGAGTGCTTCAATTTCTTGCAACCCCAAAGTCACATCACTTAGCTTAGATATCATTAGGAATTGCAGTATGTCACTTCAGAGGACTGGACGATGACGTTCGTCTCAGAAACACACAAATTGCTGTTCATGTTTAAGTAGTCATATGAAGACATAAAACCACATATAAGAGCTTTGGTGGGTTTATTAGATAGAACAGTAAAGTGCATGATATCATGTGTCAGGCTGGTTCAGAGATTTTCTCTTAACAGTgttccatttttttattttttagcatGCAGCACTGACTGATCTTGACGAATGTACTTCCTTTTTTGGGGTATATGATGGCCATGGAGGTGAGTCCACAAGACTAGCCACTCTATATATCTTTCTATATTAGTTGACTGGGTTACGGGAATATTTGGCAAGCCAGCTAAGATAGGCTAAGATCACcttaacatatttatttttcttatgaattttaatgatgAGCCAACTGTATTAGATGTACACATGTGACGTATGATTGTACATACATAAAGCAAGAttcatgaaaatttattatatgtgATAATGTGATGCTCTTTTAGAAGTTGAACCTTCTTATTATAATTTGGATCATTAAATGATCAGTAATGGTAAAGATTTTCAGAGTTTCtcgaaatttattaataagagATGTTCGTTGtggaatttttataatttattatgcaCACCTAACATCACATATTGGCAAatacaataatttttgaaaataaactaTTGCTTTCCACGTATCCTTATTTCTAATTGAAATTACTTGATTTCTGCCAAGTCAAGTTGGTTTTACCTGACAACTTCCTAATTGCATTTGTGGGGGTTGGAAACTTTTTCTGTATACATAGAGAGAATTGATTTCTTTATGAAAAATGTAGCCATAAACATCTTATCATAGGATGTGACCATGTGACTTAGAGacttaaatttttatgtttACTAGTTGCTACAGGCTATAGGCATGCTGAGATTtgccaaataaatatatattgatgtCATACCCTGAAATGTGTCAACTGCAGGCAAGGTGGTTGCTAAATTTTGTGCCAAGTATCTTCATCAACAAGTGCTCAAGCACGAAGCTTATGCTGCTGGAGATGTTGGGACTTCTGTTCAGAAAGCCTTTTTCAGGTATTTTCTTGCTGAAATAAATATTTGTCTTTAGAATCTCCTGTTATTCAGTTTGCTAGTTTCAAATGGATGTATTATTTAAGAATTCGAAGTAGTTGATTTTTAAACCTCTAAGGATTACACAGTTGATAAAATTCATACTGTTTAaccttttttaatataattaatgttaGTGCTATATGTTTTAGCCACTACCTAGTGGTCAAGTTGTAGTCTTAGGTTTCTTTGTGCCAGGACCAAAATCTTGCTAGATTTAATTATGTGTGCAATACTGGCAtgatactccaatgtttttgttgAGAACCTTTAAACTAGACTACTTGACAAGTCTGGTAAGTGCTGAATCTGTTAGGGGTTGGTAGAAATAAGCAAAAATTATGTTGAAGACGGATGATATTTATCCTCATACATAAGCTAGTCATGAATTTGCTTGAATCTCTGATTAGACTAATGATTTATGCGTCGCTTGTCAAAATTATGTATCTACAATCTGATGCACCGAAATAAGTTTTATGATTAAGTTCCGCAATGATTGGTGATACTCTATTTGTTGAGAAACTATACTACTTGACAAGTCTGATAATTGCTTTtacagattaaaaaaaaaacataaataataataataatgtatatCCTCATATTGTGCTTAGACTTGTTAAGCAATTGATGACCTTGTATTTAGCTTGTCAAAAGATATGTTTTATAAATGTATCAAGTAGGATTAGGTCCATGCTTTTTTGGGTAATCATTTCTTACTTCCCTACAAGACTAATGAAAGATCTGAGCTGTGTTCATGTGGACCTATAAGAAGTTATTACTAAACATAAGTTTTTATCTATTTCTACTCATGATCTTGAATTGACATATACTAAGAAATTTGGTTTATGCTATTCCGTAATATGTTATGGGGCCAGaagtatatttttgtttttgggtGCTGCCGATGATACTGCTTATGTAGGATGATGTTAAATCATATTTACCTGACTTGGACATTTTCTGCAAATGGTTTCTGTTCAACCTAACAACCTACATCCTGATTTAAATGGTCTAACAAAGGAAGCATGGTATCATAATTTAATTGCAGGGGAAGTCCTTGCTATGCTGTTCTAAATTATTTGCTAGATCCAGCCATGTGTTTTAGATTCGGCAATCATATACGTTTCACCCTGTTTTATTTTAAATGCGTCCTACTATATTTTTGGTTCTTTAATTTAGAATGGATGAAATGATGCGTGGACAACGAGGTTGGAGAGAGCTTTCTGTCTTGGGTGACAAAATGAACAAGTTTACTGGCATGCTAGAAGGTTTAATTTGGTCCCCGAAAGGTGGCAACAGTAATGACAAAGATGATGATTGGGCTTTTGAGGAGGTATCTTCTGTATACACTAGGATTCAACTCTGAATTTTAAATGCAAGTATGCAACAATGGGACAATCTAATgttatttatatgtgtgtgtggcaGTATACATGCCTCTCTCTTTGTAACTGCCAATAACAAACACGACAAAGAGCACGCCAATTAATAGTCTCTAATGTCATATCTTGTCATCTTGCTTCGTGAAACGTTTCCACTGTTGCAAGGATGACATGAAACACAAAAGGATAGACATTGTAATTGTCAAAGCTTCTGGAATATGGACTATAAGTCTTAAATACGCCATTCATGAAAATTGGAGATTTGGAAaccttttttatattgtattttttaGTCTTTCTTCATAAGAGAGATGAAAACTAGAGAAGAGTAGAACATTCTCAAAGGCATTTATCTTAATTCAATCATAACTTGTGGTTCGCTTATGTTATTCTCTTCCATTCTGGAGGATGGATTATGAGTCCCAAACATGTTATTCATAACTATTTAGGAGAATCAGATACCTTTCTTATATATTATGTTCCAATCTTTTTTCCCAAGGAATATGATAACTAAAGGGGAGTGGAACATTTTGAAAAGCATTCTTCTTAAATTAAGTAATCAATCACCCTGTGGTTCACTTATGTATTGCACTTGtgctgaatttttttaatatgtttgtttacTATGTTGCACCCAGGGTCCTCATTCTGATTTTACTGGACCGACTTCGGGGAGTACAGCTTGTGTAGCAATTGTCAGAAACAATGAAGTCTGTGTGGCGAATGCTGGTGACTCTCGGTGTGTAATATCTAGGAAGGGTCAGGTATAATAAATGTCTTAAGAGATGTTTTTATGATTTCCTTGCAGATTATTCTAGGGAAATCATTAACTCTTTCAGATTCATAAAGGAACCAATTCTATCCTAAGCTGGCAGTTATTTAAAATcataaggatgcctccatgtcCTGATCATAATTATGTATTTAGCATCCCTGAGAATATGCACAATTTCTTGAAGGCTCTTACGTATGCAGGCATACAATCTTTCCCGAGATCATAAACCTGAGCTTGAAGTTGAGAGGGAGAGAATTTTAAAAGCTGGTGGTTTTATCCATGCAGGCCGAGTTAATGGCAGTTTAAATCTTGCAAGAGCTATAGGTGCAATTCTTTTACTATTTTGtgcaataaataaattttttatttttggatttttcacGAAGGTAAATATTACATAACTTCTTAAGTCTGCTAATTTCTTTAATATTGTGAACATATTATTAGTTACTATTTTCTGCTAATAACTTTATAATGTTGAATAGTTACTATTTGCTATTGATAATTAGtgttttatttactttttacaGGAGACATGGAATTTAAGCAGAACAAGTTTTTGCCAGCAGAAAGGCAAATTGTAACTGCCAATCCAGATATAAACATTGTATGTCTTCATGAAATTAATAGTTACTGCATTTTAGTGATGACTTCTCTTAAATTTAGGTCTTCTACCAATCTGAGAACTGAGAAGTTGTAATACAATAATGACCTGCTAACCATTTAACCGTCAAATTTTGTAATAATAAGTACAATATGGCAAGGATTTGTAACTGTTATCTTGTATTCTAATAGGTTTGATACAAAGCGGAATATGTGAGGTCATACTCTTCCACTTGTAGTTTAAGTGGTCTCATTTGAGAACTTTGTTAGTGCACCACAATAAAGTTTTAGCGGGGCGCCTTTTTGTCAGTAGCTTTAGTCAAATGGTTTTATTCTTTTCAACATTTTTCTGTGGCATCTCTTTCCTGTATTGGTACTTATTTTCTTTAGTCTGTAGACTCTTACTCTTCTGCAGAGAAATCCTTCTGCACATCTTAAAACAGGGATCTAAATTTCATGTGTAATTTTTCACTTCCATCTAGCCTTTATACGCCTTTAAAACCTAGGTTAATACTTCCTTTATCGTTTTAAGGAATCTTGTTGACTTTATTCGCTCTGCTAGTAATTGGTATTTTGGTGAATAATAGGCATAGGTTCATTTGTTAGATAATCAACTCATGCTTCGAGCTATGTTGATATTTGATGTCCTTTTCCTGGTTAGATTGAGCTTTGCGATGATGATGATTTCATTGTGCTGGCTTGCGATGGTATCTGGTATGCAGCTCTTCGTTTCTtatcttttgttattttgttttatctGGAAGACTGAAGGACAAGTTAACTAGCTATTAATATTACTTGTAGTGCTAGATTTGTTATACAGATATTGTAgactatgaaatatatttttttagcagATTTGGTTTCTCGTATTCCTTAGAAGTATATAAATAACTACATCTAAATGTATGGTTCGGTGTTCTTAACTAAAGCTCCCTGATTCTAGTGGATTCTGAATCTCAGATTATACTATGGCGCTTTCTGggattttaatagataataTGACACTGTGACAATGCCCAACCCATAGCAGTGTCTTTCATAATTGTTTATAGTTTTCCTTTTGATTTCATTTATATGGCTATGCAAAATTTGATAGTGGGCTGATGCATGTAGTATTTTTGTTGTTTACGGAAATTTTCATCAGGGACTGCATGACAAGCCAGCAACTTGTGGATTTTATACACGAGCAGCTGCAATCGGTAAATTTTATTCCCTGTATATGTCCAAGTTTGTACTCATTCAAGAAAGTTTCTATATGAAAGCTACTACTAGTCACTTACTTTTCGTTTCTATGTTCTTGATACCTAAAAAGTAAAGTTCTTAAACATCGTGTGCAAAAGTTTTATTATGTGTACCTAAGATTTTGTTATTGAGTGTTAGGTGCTCAGTTTCAATTTGGAGCAGTAGGTCTAACTCTTTATTCATGCACTGCTTCTTTATATCTCGTCATTCAGACAGTCCATAGATGTCGAACTTCTTTGTTTACATATGTGTCAATCATTAGGATGACTTCTGCAGTTTTTGTGATAGTTGTCCTGTCAAGACACATTGAAGCTGATTTTAAGGTGTAGCACAAGTTAAAACAAAGTATATGGTAACAACCAATCAGACACATTTGTAGAGACTTTCCATAAATCTGTCTGCAGTGTACTTTTAAGATCAGACATCTTTACGAACTAAATTTGAATTGGTCTGA
This genomic window contains:
- the LOC108227878 gene encoding probable protein phosphatase 2C 60, with protein sequence MGVYLSTPKTDKFSEDGENDTLRYGLSSMQGWRASMEDAHAALTDLDECTSFFGVYDGHGGKVVAKFCAKYLHQQVLKHEAYAAGDVGTSVQKAFFRMDEMMRGQRGWRELSVLGDKMNKFTGMLEGLIWSPKGGNSNDKDDDWAFEEGPHSDFTGPTSGSTACVAIVRNNEVCVANAGDSRCVISRKGQAYNLSRDHKPELEVERERILKAGGFIHAGRVNGSLNLARAIGDMEFKQNKFLPAERQIVTANPDINIIELCDDDDFIVLACDGIWDCMTSQQLVDFIHEQLQSESKLSTICERVLNRCLAPSTAGGEGCDNMTMILVQFKKPIKSAVPADEEASASYESDVSPIKSATPADEGASASNKTDVSPIKSASAAPADDEASASNQSDIVSSSSPKGDSSN